In Leptospira montravelensis, the genomic window ATCCAAATCTTGTTCGGATGTAGCTGAAGATAAAATAGTTTCCGCTTCTTTGACTAAGGCTTCGATTTCTTGGGATAGGCTCATACAGATTCTCGTAATTCGATTAATGATTTTAATTCAGGATAAATTCCACCAAAGGCACCATTCGACATCGCAAGGATGATTACTTTTTCTTTTTGGAATTTTGGTAGAATCTTTTTTAAGAGGACTGGAATTTCTTTGGGATCTTTTGCATACAATGCGTCTTTTTTTGTATTCTTAACAATGTCTTTAACCAATTTTTTAACATTCAAACGCAAAGGTTTGTTTACCTTATCTACTTGGTAAACTTCAGTAACAATGCTCACATCACTTCCTTTAAAAGATTTGGCAAAGTCATCTTGGAAAACATTTCTATGTGAAGTGGCACTTCTTGGTTCAAAAAGAGAAATGATTTTGTATCCAGGATAAGTTTCTTTGTGAGCTCGTATGGTTTCTTGGATGGCCACAGGATGGTGAGCAAAATCTTCTACAAGTAAACTCTTATCGGAAACAAATAGATTTTCTTGCCTTCGTTTGACACCTGGGAAAGAAACCACAGCTTCTAAAATTTCTTTTCTTTTTTGAGGAGCAATTTCTAAACAAATACGAGTGGCCACTTCTACATTGCGGTAGTTATGTGATCCAATCAAAGATGGTTTTAATTTTGTTTTGGTTCGGATCTCAGATAACACACCTTTTTCATATTTAAAAATGGAGTTTTTGTCTCCTAAATCAAAGGATTCTACGGGTGCATGTTTATAATCTTTCGTGATTTCCACGAGGTTCCTAGAACCTTTCCAATAAAAAACCTTACCACGACCAGGAACCAAATTTAACAGGCGTTTGAACATGGTTTTAATTGCATTTAAATCAGCAAAAATATCCGCATGATCAAAATCCAAAGCATTCATTGCTAAATAGTAGGGTCTGTAATGTAAAAACTTAGAACTTTTATCAAAGAAAGCAGAATCGTATTCATCCCCTTCAATGACAAAATAATCTCCTTCCCCAAGTGCAAATCCTGGGAAACCGTCTTTCCGAATCCCACCCACAAAAAGACCGGGTTTTAGTCCAATGGACTCTAAAATCCAATGGGTTAAAAAGGTTGTTGTTGTTTTTCCATGAGTTCCAGAAATCACGATGGGTTTTTTCCCTTTCAGAAAAAAAGTTCCGATGGCCTGGGCCATACTCATGTACTCCATCCCTGTATTTAGAACTTCTTCTACTTCTGGATTCCCACGTGAAATCGCATTTCCGATGATGACTAAATCCGCACCTTTTACATTTTCTTTACGATAACCAGATTTAGGTGACAATCCCCATTCTACCAACTTATCCGACATAGGTGGATAAAGATTTTGATCGGAACCTGAAACGTCATGACCTTGATTTTTTAGCATATAGGCTAAATTACCCATAGCAATTCCACCAATGCCTACCAAAAAGATTTTCAAAAGAGTACCGTCCTAACCAGGTTGTAAATAAATAAAGGAACTGAAATAAGAACCAAAAAAAACAAAACTACTTTCATCAGAAAAAATAGAAAATCAAAGGATGTCCATTCTCTTCGGTGTGATAAATAGTAATATGCCAAATGCAATGAATACAAAAAACCAACACCTAACGCAAGTAAAGGGATCGGTGCAGGAAAAATCCAAAAGATGGCAGTAGCACTGAAAGGAAGATAGGAAATCATAAACACATGTGGTTCTGGTCCTTCCCAATCTTTGGTTCGATCTCGCATTTGATGGTACATTCGAAAACTATCAACCAATCGAATTACAATATAGAATCCTAAATAAAAAAAGAATAAGGTCAAAATCCCTTGTGTGTAGGTTAACTTTGTTTCTTCATCGACCGTGGATACTTTGAACAAAACAATTTGGATTAAATTTCCAAAAAACTTTGCAATTGGAGCAAGCAGAATGAGTTGGAGATGGGCCAACCATAAGTCACGACCACCCAAATCCGTTTTATGATAATAGGATTCGAAGGCAGACATAGGAGAATAGAATAAATCTCGGATCATTTCCATCCGAGATGCGACTGTAGAAACTTTTTGCACCTTATTGGATTTTCTGGTTGGGACGCTCATACCGGGAAGCACTTTTCACTTTCATGACGGCATTCACCAAATTTTGGAAGGATTCTTCTCTCATCCAAGTGATGGATTCAGAAAAATAAGGCAATAATTCCCGGCGTACGGGACGCCATTTTCCCGAATTGGATTCCCAGAGTGGATAAAAGGAAAGACGAAATTTAATTCCTTCGGATTGCGTTACATCCAATATTGCTTCTGGCGTTTGTTTGGAGGACAATATTGGAAACTCAGGGGCACCAGTTTCATCGATATAATATTCAACTTTTAGTCCTTTGACCACCGATTCCCATTGGTTTCCCACATCTGGTGGCAAAACAATCCTTTCATCAGTGATGCGACTCCAATCGTTTACATATACATTATATTGGTTTTTTTTGGCACGATTTTCCGCCTTTACATTCACTACTTGGCCGGAAAATGAAATTTCTTTCAAGTAACCTTCGTTAAATGTAATATACATTTTTTCTCGAAAATTTGTATAAGGTGTGCGAAACTTTTCAATCAAATAGTTATAGGGAGCAATAACTTCTTCATTCACCAAAACAGAAACACGTCCTTCATCAGACCCAATCTTTTTACCAAAAAACAATTGTTTCTCTTTGGAAAATTCAATTTCTGCACCGTTCTCTTCAGATAAAGCTAATGATGGAGAACTCATGCCTAAACAATAAGATTTTTGAATTTCGGGAGTCGATTTTTCGATCAACTTTGTTTTAAGAACACTTAATTCTGAAAAACTATTTTTTACATTGTAATTGGCTTCGTAAGAAAAATCTTTTCCATCTTTTGTAAAACTAACAGTGTAGATAGGAGTTAGGTTCCATCCTCGATTGATTTTGCGAAACACCATTTCCTCATCTGCAAACTTCGGTACCAAAACTCCACACCAATCTTCTTTCGGTGGAATGTATCGAATGGATTTCCAATCTTCTTTCCAAAAATTGGTTTCAGAAATATTTTCTGGATGGTCTTCCATCCAGTAGAATAGAAAAAACAATCCAACAAATGCAATGACTACTAAAATAATTTTCTGTTTCATACTTCAATCATAGAACTTTTTCGTCTAGAATACACAAAGTAAGATCCCACTGCTAAAATGAATCCTGGAAATAAAAACACTCCAATCACCCAAGCCACTAACTTTTGATTGTCGGAAAGAGAAATGGTGTCCAATTCTTCTTTTTTAAGTGGAATTTCAGCAACAGCAGTGTCTTGGAATAAACCAGTAATGGAAACAGTAGAAAATTGAGAGTTCATTGCATACGGAATGTACTGATCGGTGATCCAAGAAGTTCCTGTATGTAAAATGATTTTTCCTGTTTTGTCATTGGTTAAGGACATAGGTGTCATTACGATAGAGAGAATTTTGCTTTCTCTTTTTTCATTTGGATCTAATTTTCCATTTTTGTTTTCATCAGAATAGGCATCAAAACCTGATTCTAATAATGTTTCTGACTTCAATGAATGAGGGGATGGAGCAGTAACATCAGTTTCCAAATAACCACTGTAAGGAAATAAAATTCCCATATCTTTTTTTTGTAATAAATCAGTGAGTCTGTGATCGGGAAAACGTTTCGCAACAATAAAACCTGGTTTTTCATCTCTTTCGATAAGCTCAGAAGATTTATATTTCAAACCAGCACTTGCCAGTAACCACGCGAAGTCTTCGTTCCCTTTTGGCTCCATTGTGATAAGGAGTTTTCCACTTTTTTCTAATACAAACTTAGTAAGTTCTTCCTTAGCTTCTTTAGAAAAAGGAACCGTTGGCCCAAGGACCACCAACATTTCTGCATCTTCTGGCAATTTGGAAGGCCAACCTTGTGCAAAACCCCACTCTGCCACTTTAAAATTGAGAAATTGTAATGAAGAAACAAACCGGTTTACTTGTTCATTTGGAAGAGCCTTAAAAGACATACCGAATCTTTCTCCATTGGAAACGGTAAAATAAACTTTTTTCTGTTCGGTGGTAACATTGAGAAGTGCACCCACTAACTTCCGTTCTAAATCTTCTAAATCTTTAGGTTCTTTTGCAATGACTCGCTCTTCTACAAAAGGAGTTCCAGATGTGAGTAAGGATTGTTTCTGCGAACGAACAAAGATGGTTCCATTGGAAACTTGGCCAAACTCTTTTAATAAGTCAACTTCTACATCCGCATTGATAAACTGAACGGTTATATGTGAATTTTCTGCTTTGATTTGGTCCAAAAGGATTTCAATATCTGGACGAACGCGGGTGAGTGCAAAAGCTGCCAACTTATCCCCGTTTGCTGGTCCATCCGCCTCAAGCGGACGAGGATAAAAAGCAGTGATTGTAACATCTTTTGTGATAGGTTTAATTAGGTTTCTCGAAATTGGAGAAAGAGAAAATTTCCCTTGGCTACTCAAATCAAAGTTATAGTTTCGTTTGATAGCAAAATAATTAACTGCAACTAAAATTGGCAAAACGAACAAAAACCCAAGCACCGCATTTTGTAATAAGGAACTTTTAGATTTTGCTAAGTTGCTTTGTGCTTCTAGTGATGACTTCCCTATCTCGAGTAGTATGATTTGTAGAAGAAATACAATCGACAATAGAACCACACAAAGTAAAAGAAACTCCCTTACTTTTGGAATCGCACTTAATTCTTCGTTTAATCCCACAACTGGCTTTAAATCCAGAAAATCACGCAAAACTGATAATAAAAATGCCCCAATCCCAAACGCAGCTGCAATATAACGGTTTTGGTCTTCTTTGCGTAAACCTTTTGAAAAAGCCCGAAGAATGGTATCAGAGGCTAAAAATAAAAAGATCACTCCAAAAAAAATAATTCTCCTTTTGGGATCTACGACCATGCCATCAAACAAGAAGTAGGCGAAAAGTGAAAGTAAACTTACAAATGGTAAAATTCTATCTGCGGTTAAAAACATGGTCTACCCCCTCCATCTCCTGGATTCCAAGACCTTTACGGTAAGATATAGAAACAAAAATGTTCCACTAAGGAAAAATACGATTCCTGTTAAAGGAACAACCCCTTTGGCAAAAGCCGCAAAGTGCGAAAAAATATGTAAGTGAAAGAGAACCTTTCTCGTTGTTGCTTGGAAAAGGTGAGAAAAATACCCAACAACCCATAATGTCAAAATGATTAAAACTGAAATCAGTAGTGAAATCATTTGATTTTTGCCGAGGCTTGATCCAAACATTCCGATCGTGAAAGTAAAAACACCTAACAAAAATACTCCGACACTACCAGAAGCTACCATATAAAACGGAGCTTTCCAAAAAGAGTATAACAACAATGGAAAGAGACCATTGATAAAGATGGTAATGATCCCACATACTGTCACACCAAACAAAAATTTACCAAATACAATTTCCAAATCGGTAACAGGGGAAGTAAAAAGTAATTCCAATGTTCCTTTGTTCCTTTCTTCTACAATGGATCCCATTGAAATGATTACCATTGCAATTAGAATGGTTGTCATAAAGGAAATGAAAGTGATGTAGGTTGCAATTTCATAATTGGCAGTTCCGTTAAAATTTAGAATCATCACGAAGAGTGCATTCAAAAATGCAGTTCCTCCTAGAACCAAAGGTCCCATATATGTTCCAAAAAATAATCGTAATTCTTTTTTATAGATCCAAACAGCCGTTTGCCAGTTCATATTTTCTCCATAAAAATCTGTTCTAATGACACTTCTTGTTTTTTTAAAGACTCAATTTGAATTCCTACAGCGAGTGCTTTGGAAAACAAAGATTCTTTGAATTGTTTTGGATTCGTTGTTCGCACCAAAAACTGAATTTCTTCTTTGTTGATTCCGAGTTCTGTAACAGTATCTGACCCACCTATCACAGATTTTACGAATGAATGAAGTTCGGTAGACTCTTTTCCAGATAGTCCAACTTCCCATCCAGCAAGTCGATTCATTTCTTCTTCTAACCTTGAAAGAGAAAGTTCCTGTTTTAAACTTCCTTTGTGTAAAAATAAAAACTTATCACAGGTTTTATAAATCTCTGTTAAGATATGGCTGGAAATCAAAACTGTATGGTCTCCAGCTAGACTCCTGATTAAGTTACGAATCTCTACAATTTGTTTTGGGTCAAGACCTGAAATTGGTTCGTCCATAATCACAATTTCTGGATCACCTAAAATGGCCTGTGCAATTCCCACTCGTTTTCGGTATCCTAAAGATAAAGTTCCAATTAATTTATCTTTAACAGTCGTAATGTTAGTTTTTAAAAGAACTTTCTCAATTTCGGAAACTAGTTTCGTTTCTTCGATTTTTTTGATGCGACCAACAAATTGAAGATATTCAGTGATGGTCATGTCCTCATATAGTGGAGGAGTTTCGGGTAAATATCCAATTTTCTGTTTTGCCTCCAATGGAAAGTCAAAGATGGACTTTCCATCAATCGAAGCATCACCCGCACTGGGGATCAAATACCCAGTCAGGATTCGAATGGTCGTAGTTTTTCCGGCTCCATTGAGCCCCAAAAGACCCACGATTTCGCCTTTTTCTAATTTGAAATTAAGCCCTGAGATGGCTCGTTTTTCGCCGTAAAATTTTGATAAATTGCTGACTTGAATCATAACTCTGGTTTAGTTTTCGTATACCTGCACCTATGAATGAATTTCTGGAAAAAATCAAAAGCTTTTTCAAGGATGAAGACAGCTTTTTTGATGCAAAGTTACTTCTGCAACAGAATTGGCACAAATTTGTGCCCCAATATTTCGATAAAATCTTGGAAAATCGTGCCAACGCCGTTTTTGTTTTGGACAAGGACCTAAATTATACCTACGTAAACTCTGCGGCAGAAAACATGGTGGAAAAATCCACCAGTCAGATGTTAGGGCAAAACATTTGGAATCTGTTCCCAAACCTAGATGAAACTGAATTTGGTAAAAAATTATCCGAAGCCATTGCAAAAAGAGAAACATTCCGATCTGATGAATTTTTTTTAGAATCGAAAGGATGGTTTGCGACCCAAGTTTTTCCACAAGAAAATTTTACGATCCTGATTGCGACGGAAATCACTACAGAAAAAAACGCTAGAGATAACTATAGTCAGGTTCTAAATAAAAACAAAGCTATCCTAAGCGCACTCCCTGATAAATTATATGGGATTCACAAAAATGGATCAGTCATTGATCATAAAGAATTTCCAGATTTTAAAGGTTGGGACTC contains:
- a CDS encoding Gldg family protein — translated: MFLTADRILPFVSLLSLFAYFLFDGMVVDPKRRIIFFGVIFLFLASDTILRAFSKGLRKEDQNRYIAAAFGIGAFLLSVLRDFLDLKPVVGLNEELSAIPKVREFLLLCVVLLSIVFLLQIILLEIGKSSLEAQSNLAKSKSSLLQNAVLGFLFVLPILVAVNYFAIKRNYNFDLSSQGKFSLSPISRNLIKPITKDVTITAFYPRPLEADGPANGDKLAAFALTRVRPDIEILLDQIKAENSHITVQFINADVEVDLLKEFGQVSNGTIFVRSQKQSLLTSGTPFVEERVIAKEPKDLEDLERKLVGALLNVTTEQKKVYFTVSNGERFGMSFKALPNEQVNRFVSSLQFLNFKVAEWGFAQGWPSKLPEDAEMLVVLGPTVPFSKEAKEELTKFVLEKSGKLLITMEPKGNEDFAWLLASAGLKYKSSELIERDEKPGFIVAKRFPDHRLTDLLQKKDMGILFPYSGYLETDVTAPSPHSLKSETLLESGFDAYSDENKNGKLDPNEKRESKILSIVMTPMSLTNDKTGKIILHTGTSWITDQYIPYAMNSQFSTVSITGLFQDTAVAEIPLKKEELDTISLSDNQKLVAWVIGVFLFPGFILAVGSYFVYSRRKSSMIEV
- a CDS encoding UDP-N-acetylmuramate--L-alanine ligase; the protein is MKIFLVGIGGIAMGNLAYMLKNQGHDVSGSDQNLYPPMSDKLVEWGLSPKSGYRKENVKGADLVIIGNAISRGNPEVEEVLNTGMEYMSMAQAIGTFFLKGKKPIVISGTHGKTTTTFLTHWILESIGLKPGLFVGGIRKDGFPGFALGEGDYFVIEGDEYDSAFFDKSSKFLHYRPYYLAMNALDFDHADIFADLNAIKTMFKRLLNLVPGRGKVFYWKGSRNLVEITKDYKHAPVESFDLGDKNSIFKYEKGVLSEIRTKTKLKPSLIGSHNYRNVEVATRICLEIAPQKRKEILEAVVSFPGVKRRQENLFVSDKSLLVEDFAHHPVAIQETIRAHKETYPGYKIISLFEPRSATSHRNVFQDDFAKSFKGSDVSIVTEVYQVDKVNKPLRLNVKKLVKDIVKNTKKDALYAKDPKEIPVLLKKILPKFQKEKVIILAMSNGAFGGIYPELKSLIELRESV
- a CDS encoding ABC transporter ATP-binding protein; translation: MIQVSNLSKFYGEKRAISGLNFKLEKGEIVGLLGLNGAGKTTTIRILTGYLIPSAGDASIDGKSIFDFPLEAKQKIGYLPETPPLYEDMTITEYLQFVGRIKKIEETKLVSEIEKVLLKTNITTVKDKLIGTLSLGYRKRVGIAQAILGDPEIVIMDEPISGLDPKQIVEIRNLIRSLAGDHTVLISSHILTEIYKTCDKFLFLHKGSLKQELSLSRLEEEMNRLAGWEVGLSGKESTELHSFVKSVIGGSDTVTELGINKEEIQFLVRTTNPKQFKESLFSKALAVGIQIESLKKQEVSLEQIFMEKI
- a CDS encoding ABC transporter permease — translated: MNWQTAVWIYKKELRLFFGTYMGPLVLGGTAFLNALFVMILNFNGTANYEIATYITFISFMTTILIAMVIISMGSIVEERNKGTLELLFTSPVTDLEIVFGKFLFGVTVCGIITIFINGLFPLLLYSFWKAPFYMVASGSVGVFLLGVFTFTIGMFGSSLGKNQMISLLISVLIILTLWVVGYFSHLFQATTRKVLFHLHIFSHFAAFAKGVVPLTGIVFFLSGTFLFLYLTVKVLESRRWRG